CCGATAGAGTTTGTATCTTTTTCGTTTTTTCCAATAAAAAAGGCCACTATGTCAGTGGCCTTTCTTTTAAGAATATTTTTAAATGATTTTAATCAATAGATTTTAAAAGTGTTGCCATCTCAATTGCAGACATAGCAGCTTCCCAACCTTTGTTTCCAGCTTTTGTACCAGCTCTTTCAATAGCTTGCTCAATAGTATCAACTGTAAGAACACCAAATGTTACAGGAACACCTGTTTCAAGTGATACTTTTGAAATTCCTTTAGCAACTTCATTTGAAACAAAGTCAAAGTGTGGAGTCGATCCACGAATAACTGCACCTAAAGTAATAACAGCATCATACTTTTTTGAAGCTGCAAGTCTTTGAGCAATTAATGGAATTTCGAAAGCACCTGGTACCCACGCAATATCCATTTCATCAACGTTTCCATCGTGTCTTTTAATGCAATCAACTGCACCACCTAATAGTTTGCTTGTAATTAGTTCGTTAAAACGTCCTGCTACAACAGCAAATTTCTTTCCAGATGCATTTAAGTTACCTTCTAGATTTCTAGGCATGTGTTTCTCCTAAATTATCAGCACTTTCACCAAGTGCTTCTTTTCTATATTTAATTAAGTCTTTAATCGTAACAAATTTCAAACCGTGCTCTTGAGCAACTTTAGAAAGTTCAGGAGCTTTTGCCATTGTTCCATCTGCACTCATAATTTCACAGATAACACCTGCCGGATAACAGCCAGCAATGCGGGCCATATCAACAGCAGCTTCAGTGTGACCGTCTCTTTCTAACACTCCACCACTTTTAGCAATTAATGGAAAGATATGACCTGGTCTCATAAAACTGTCGGCCGTTGAATTCTTATCAGCTAGTAACGAAATTGTTAGCGCACGATCTTGGCATGAAATACCAGTACCACCATTTGCAGCATCAATAGAAACAGTGAATGCTGTGTGATGAACTGAATCGTTTTCTTTCACCATAAGTGGAAGATCTAATTCAACAGCACGCTCTTTCGTAATTGGTGCACAAATTAAGCCGCGACCAATTGTTGCCATAAAGTTGATTGCTTCAGGTGTAATACGGTCCGCTGCCATAACGAAGTCACCTTCATTTTCGCGGTCTTCATCATCTATTACAATGACCATCTTCCCAAGACGAATATCTTCAATGGCCTCTTCAATTTTATCAAATTTAATCATTTAGAAATGACTCCAAATTTTGTGTGCTTGCTCCATTACTACGTCTAGCACCGTTAAAAAGCAAGTTTTCTATATATTTTCC
The DNA window shown above is from Bacteriovorax sp. BAL6_X and carries:
- the ribE gene encoding 6,7-dimethyl-8-ribityllumazine synthase, with amino-acid sequence MPRNLEGNLNASGKKFAVVAGRFNELITSKLLGGAVDCIKRHDGNVDEMDIAWVPGAFEIPLIAQRLAASKKYDAVITLGAVIRGSTPHFDFVSNEVAKGISKVSLETGVPVTFGVLTVDTIEQAIERAGTKAGNKGWEAAMSAIEMATLLKSID
- the ribB gene encoding 3,4-dihydroxy-2-butanone-4-phosphate synthase produces the protein MIKFDKIEEAIEDIRLGKMVIVIDDEDRENEGDFVMAADRITPEAINFMATIGRGLICAPITKERAVELDLPLMVKENDSVHHTAFTVSIDAANGGTGISCQDRALTISLLADKNSTADSFMRPGHIFPLIAKSGGVLERDGHTEAAVDMARIAGCYPAGVICEIMSADGTMAKAPELSKVAQEHGLKFVTIKDLIKYRKEALGESADNLGETHA